A DNA window from Chelativorans sp. AA-79 contains the following coding sequences:
- a CDS encoding extensin family protein — MPQSRTDALRQETPVPRPAPDGLPAAERACRKELRKLGVKFKESPAVAAPGGCSLPFPIEVARLSRAIRIESPATLDCGTVLAAARFFQTAGMTLAEKHFGTGIATVEQASGYVCRPINGADDLSQHAFGKALDVSGVVLADGTQIEVRDHGGRGEAARFLKDLRAAACGPFSTVLGPGTDAHHADHFHFDIKERRTPYCR; from the coding sequence GTGCCGCAATCGCGCACAGACGCGTTGCGGCAGGAAACACCGGTCCCGAGGCCCGCGCCGGACGGTCTTCCGGCAGCAGAGAGGGCCTGCCGCAAGGAGCTTCGCAAGCTGGGGGTGAAGTTCAAGGAGTCACCTGCCGTCGCAGCGCCGGGTGGCTGTTCCCTGCCCTTTCCGATCGAAGTGGCGCGCCTTTCCCGAGCGATCCGTATCGAATCGCCTGCCACGCTCGACTGCGGCACCGTGCTGGCGGCTGCCCGCTTCTTCCAGACCGCCGGCATGACACTGGCGGAAAAGCATTTCGGCACGGGCATCGCAACCGTGGAACAAGCGTCCGGCTATGTCTGCCGGCCGATCAACGGGGCTGACGACCTTTCGCAGCATGCGTTCGGCAAGGCGCTCGACGTCTCGGGTGTCGTTCTCGCCGACGGCACGCAGATCGAGGTGCGCGACCATGGTGGCCGCGGAGAGGCAGCGCGATTCCTGAAGGATTTGCGTGCTGCTGCCTGCGGTCCGTTTTCCACGGTTCTCGGCCCGGGTACCGACGCCCACCATGCGGATCATTTCCATTTCGACATCAAGGAACGGCGCACGCCCTATTGCCGGTGA
- the greA gene encoding transcription elongation factor GreA, which yields MNKVPMTLAGHESLKEELRWRQQEERPRIIEAIAEARAHGDLSENAEYHAAKEAQSLNEGRIGELEDLIARAEVIDVTKLSGDTVKFGATVVLVDEDTEEEKTYQIVGDQEADVKSGRISISSPIARALIGKGVGDSVEVNAPGGARGYEVVRVQYG from the coding sequence ATGAACAAGGTCCCAATGACCCTGGCTGGACACGAGTCGCTCAAGGAAGAGCTGCGCTGGCGCCAACAGGAAGAGCGGCCGCGCATCATTGAAGCGATCGCGGAAGCCCGAGCGCACGGCGACCTTTCCGAGAACGCCGAGTATCATGCGGCCAAGGAAGCCCAGAGCCTCAACGAAGGCCGCATCGGCGAACTCGAGGACCTGATCGCACGGGCCGAGGTGATCGACGTGACCAAGCTTTCCGGCGACACGGTGAAGTTCGGCGCCACGGTCGTGCTCGTTGACGAGGACACGGAAGAGGAAAAGACCTACCAGATCGTGGGCGACCAGGAGGCTGATGTGAAGTCCGGCCGTATCTCCATCTCTTCGCCCATCGCCAGGGCGCTTATCGGCAAGGGCGTGGGCGATTCCGTCGAGGTCAACGCACCGGGTGGCGCACGCGGCTACGAGGTCGTGCGGGTCCAGTACGGCTGA
- a CDS encoding Lrp/AsnC family transcriptional regulator: MPLKADLDAIDWKILRELQKDGRITNVELSSRVGISAPPCLRRVRKLEESGVIKGYRALLNSPALGFDVVAFCLVGLQHQSEAELRTFAERARNWPIVRRAWMVSGDSDFMLHCVATDLGTFQTFVIEELTSAPNVDTVRTALTIRQVKDEGLVAIG, translated from the coding sequence ATGCCATTGAAGGCCGACCTTGACGCCATCGACTGGAAAATTCTTCGCGAGTTGCAGAAGGACGGCCGCATCACCAATGTGGAGCTCTCGAGCCGGGTGGGCATTTCTGCGCCTCCCTGTCTGCGCCGGGTCCGCAAGCTGGAAGAGAGCGGTGTCATCAAGGGGTATCGCGCCCTCCTCAACAGTCCGGCTCTCGGCTTCGACGTGGTCGCCTTCTGCCTTGTCGGGCTGCAGCATCAGTCGGAGGCGGAGCTGAGGACCTTCGCCGAGCGGGCGCGCAACTGGCCCATCGTGCGCCGCGCCTGGATGGTCTCCGGCGATTCGGACTTCATGCTGCATTGCGTCGCGACGGACCTCGGCACCTTCCAGACCTTCGTGATCGAGGAGCTGACCTCCGCGCCCAATGTCGATACGGTCCGCACCGCACTGACGATCCGTCAGGTGAAGGACGAGGGACTGGTGGCGATCGGGTAA
- a CDS encoding DMT family transporter, whose amino-acid sequence MTRLQANILLLLAGAIWGMGFVAQSTAMQAIGPFLFIGLRFAIACIFMLPFALREGKRAQNALSAADWRGFAWIGVILFLGMAAQQVGLLTTTVTNSGFLTGLYVVMVPFLGVLVFRQRPHVIVWPAALTALAGIWLLSGGGAVALKPGDWLTILCALCWAFQVFFIARAASGTGRPVTLAVMQFAVTGAIGLAVALAVEPMEVPAITMALPEILYAGIFSGGIAFTLQVIGQRYTTAPQAAIFLSTEAVFAALFGAVFLGERLPSAGLAGCALILSAILMVELVPALRARRAAS is encoded by the coding sequence GTGACCCGCCTCCAGGCCAACATCCTTCTGCTCCTTGCCGGTGCCATCTGGGGCATGGGCTTTGTCGCCCAGTCGACCGCGATGCAGGCGATCGGCCCGTTCCTCTTCATCGGCCTGCGCTTCGCGATCGCGTGTATCTTCATGCTGCCCTTCGCGCTGCGCGAGGGAAAGCGGGCACAGAATGCTCTTTCCGCCGCCGATTGGCGTGGCTTCGCCTGGATCGGCGTCATCCTCTTTCTCGGCATGGCGGCGCAACAAGTGGGGCTGCTTACCACCACCGTCACCAATTCGGGTTTCCTCACCGGACTTTATGTCGTGATGGTGCCGTTCCTGGGCGTGCTCGTCTTCCGCCAGAGACCGCATGTCATCGTCTGGCCGGCGGCGCTGACGGCGCTGGCCGGCATATGGTTGCTATCCGGCGGCGGTGCGGTGGCGCTGAAGCCCGGCGACTGGCTGACGATCCTCTGCGCTCTCTGCTGGGCATTCCAGGTCTTCTTCATCGCGCGCGCCGCCTCCGGTACGGGCCGCCCGGTCACGCTGGCGGTGATGCAGTTTGCCGTGACGGGCGCAATCGGCCTTGCTGTTGCCCTCGCCGTCGAGCCCATGGAGGTGCCTGCGATCACCATGGCGCTGCCGGAAATCCTTTATGCCGGCATCTTCTCCGGCGGCATTGCCTTCACGCTTCAGGTGATCGGACAACGCTACACGACCGCGCCCCAGGCGGCGATCTTCCTTTCGACCGAGGCGGTCTTCGCCGCTCTGTTCGGCGCCGTTTTCCTGGGCGAGAGGCTGCCTTCCGCCGGTCTGGCCGGCTGCGCCCTCATCCTCTCCGCCATCCTCATGGTGGAGTTGGTCCCTGCCCTGCGGGCACGGCGCGCGGCATCCTGA
- a CDS encoding DUF3775 domain-containing protein, with translation MKDPVEREWELSIGVDTVRLLAEKARALSAAVNEDYEDGKEHEIELGSDAREKHNHDGLAEEEEENLTEEEFRELVADLNVDEVAELIAIAWIGRGDYEPEEWAQAVADARPRVNKRVAGYLLSVPMLGDWLEDGLAAIGA, from the coding sequence ATGAAGGACCCCGTGGAGAGGGAATGGGAACTTTCGATCGGCGTCGACACGGTGCGCCTCCTTGCAGAGAAGGCACGCGCCTTGAGCGCCGCCGTGAACGAAGACTACGAGGACGGAAAGGAGCACGAGATAGAGCTCGGCTCGGATGCACGCGAGAAGCACAATCACGACGGGCTGGCGGAAGAGGAGGAGGAGAATCTCACCGAAGAGGAATTCCGCGAACTCGTCGCGGATCTCAATGTGGACGAGGTGGCGGAACTGATTGCCATCGCATGGATCGGCCGCGGCGATTATGAGCCCGAGGAATGGGCACAGGCAGTGGCCGATGCGCGCCCGCGTGTAAACAAGCGCGTCGCCGGCTATCTGCTCAGCGTCCCCATGCTGGGCGATTGGCTCGAAGACGGGCTCGCAGCCATCGGCGCCTGA
- a CDS encoding PQQ-dependent sugar dehydrogenase, which yields MRRLALSALATAVITTGAQAQIFEAEGMRLRAESLTEGLEHPWAVDFLPDGAAILTERPGRMRIFADGALSGPVEGVPQVAAFGQGGLLDVIAARDFEETGTIFFSYAEPGAGGAGTAIARATLVREDGSARLEDVQRLFTLEPKTSRSQHFGSRIVHAPDGTLFFTIGERGDRSRAQDASDPAGSVLRINPDGSIPRDNPFVGREDAAPEIWSIGHRNPQGAAFDSVTDSLWIVEHGARGGDEVNQPEAGKNYGWPVISYGRHYSGGRIGRGTEAPGYEQPKYYWDPSIAPSGMAVYQGSMFPEWAGDFLVGALSFELVSRLDRDGTGEIIGEERLFKGAFGRIREVAAAPDGSVWLLTDEDNGQIIRISRAE from the coding sequence ATGCGGAGACTTGCCCTATCCGCCTTGGCAACGGCCGTCATCACGACCGGAGCGCAGGCGCAGATTTTCGAAGCGGAGGGGATGCGACTGCGTGCCGAATCCCTGACGGAAGGACTCGAACATCCCTGGGCGGTCGATTTCCTTCCCGACGGCGCCGCCATCCTCACCGAGCGCCCGGGGAGGATGCGCATCTTCGCCGATGGCGCGCTTTCCGGTCCGGTCGAAGGCGTTCCCCAGGTGGCGGCCTTCGGCCAGGGCGGGCTCCTGGACGTGATCGCCGCGCGCGATTTCGAGGAAACGGGCACCATCTTCTTCTCCTATGCGGAGCCCGGCGCAGGCGGCGCGGGCACCGCCATAGCCCGCGCCACGCTCGTCCGCGAGGACGGCAGCGCCCGGCTCGAGGACGTCCAGAGGCTGTTCACCCTCGAACCGAAGACGAGCCGAAGCCAGCATTTCGGTTCACGCATCGTCCATGCGCCGGATGGAACGCTCTTCTTCACCATCGGCGAGCGCGGCGACAGATCCCGCGCGCAGGACGCCTCCGACCCTGCCGGCTCGGTCCTGCGCATCAACCCCGACGGCAGCATACCGCGAGACAATCCTTTCGTGGGGCGTGAAGACGCCGCCCCGGAGATCTGGTCGATCGGACACCGGAACCCTCAGGGCGCCGCCTTCGATTCGGTGACGGATTCGCTGTGGATCGTCGAGCACGGCGCACGCGGCGGCGACGAGGTGAACCAGCCGGAGGCCGGGAAGAACTATGGCTGGCCCGTGATCTCCTATGGCCGTCATTATTCCGGCGGCAGGATCGGGCGCGGGACGGAGGCGCCGGGCTACGAACAGCCGAAATACTATTGGGATCCCTCCATCGCCCCCTCCGGCATGGCCGTCTACCAGGGGTCGATGTTCCCGGAATGGGCGGGGGATTTCCTCGTCGGTGCGCTGAGCTTCGAGCTCGTCTCCCGTCTCGACCGCGACGGCACGGGCGAGATCATCGGCGAGGAGCGCCTCTTCAAGGGCGCCTTCGGACGTATCCGCGAGGTGGCGGCGGCCCCGGACGGGTCGGTCTGGCTTCTGACGGATGAGGACAACGGCCAGATCATCCGCATTTCCCGCGCCGAGTAG
- a CDS encoding glycosyltransferase family 4 protein, which translates to MAAQAGQAAAAGPIDMRRVEVVAPNLKRRLSGVTSTIVQLVPLQARELAIVTFGPGLPADLPRMRWWQLPALLARPERKPFRIWHARRNTEMVAGLVLRDVFRAPLRLLFTSAAQRRHKPFTRWLIRRMDAVVATSARSGSFLQVPHRVIMHGVDTKLFHPPRDPEDIWAATGLPGQYGIGCFGRIRHQKGTDLFIDAMIELLPRYPDWTAVILGRATAEHHAFAEDLKHRVHKAGLSQRIRFLGEVPDVRPWYRRLSLYVAPSRNEGFGLTPLEAMASGAAVVASDAGAYAELIVPEQTGMVVPAGDGAALSAAIEPYLADPALAARQGEAGRAHVAGRFALAGEAAALREVYEDLWERGR; encoded by the coding sequence ATGGCCGCTCAAGCCGGCCAGGCTGCCGCCGCCGGCCCGATCGACATGCGGCGGGTGGAGGTGGTGGCGCCCAATCTGAAGCGCCGCCTCTCCGGCGTCACCAGCACGATCGTCCAGCTCGTGCCGCTGCAGGCGCGCGAGCTTGCCATCGTCACGTTCGGGCCGGGCCTTCCGGCGGATCTTCCCAGGATGCGCTGGTGGCAGCTCCCCGCGCTGCTGGCGCGGCCCGAGCGGAAGCCCTTCCGCATCTGGCATGCCCGCCGCAACACCGAAATGGTGGCTGGCCTCGTGCTGCGCGACGTCTTCCGCGCGCCGCTTCGCCTGCTGTTCACTTCGGCCGCGCAGCGCCGTCACAAGCCCTTCACGCGCTGGCTCATCCGCCGCATGGATGCGGTAGTGGCAACCAGCGCGCGCTCCGGCTCTTTCCTCCAGGTGCCGCATCGGGTGATCATGCACGGGGTCGATACGAAGCTCTTCCACCCGCCGCGCGACCCGGAGGACATATGGGCGGCAACGGGCCTGCCGGGGCAGTACGGGATCGGCTGCTTCGGTCGCATCCGCCACCAGAAGGGCACGGACCTCTTCATCGATGCGATGATCGAACTCCTGCCGCGCTATCCGGATTGGACGGCGGTGATTCTCGGCCGGGCAACGGCGGAGCACCACGCCTTCGCAGAGGACTTGAAGCACCGCGTGCACAAAGCGGGGCTGTCGCAACGAATCCGTTTCCTTGGCGAGGTGCCGGACGTGCGGCCATGGTACCGGCGCTTGAGCCTTTATGTGGCGCCCTCGCGCAATGAGGGCTTCGGCCTCACTCCGCTCGAAGCGATGGCATCGGGTGCCGCCGTAGTGGCAAGCGATGCGGGCGCCTATGCCGAGCTGATCGTTCCTGAACAGACTGGCATGGTGGTGCCGGCGGGTGATGGGGCGGCCCTTTCCGCGGCCATTGAGCCCTATCTGGCCGATCCAGCCCTTGCGGCGCGGCAGGGAGAAGCCGGGCGCGCGCATGTCGCGGGCCGCTTCGCGCTTGCCGGCGAGGCCGCGGCACTTCGCGAAGTCTATGAAGACCTTTGGGAGAGGGGGCGTTGA
- a CDS encoding glycosyltransferase family 25 protein, giving the protein MKLFLINLDRRPDRLRRMTEILDGLDLPFTRIPAVDGMQLSMGEVQRWGSLPPGATACFLSHRDCWKRVVDEALPHAVVLEDDLHLAPDAASLLCRGDWVPTEADVVKLETRLCRTRVDKGVAAVISGRSLHRLRSSHMGTGGYIVARKGAERLLALSERLEVPVDHFMFNSGLSSATSLTTFQLVPAVCVQDSYIGRPSMVLGIESDLLDERPPVKPRGIRKFWRELKRPFLQFSGFVQRGASVLLTDKKWVFVKFA; this is encoded by the coding sequence ATGAAGCTCTTCCTCATCAATCTCGACCGGCGGCCCGACCGCCTACGGCGCATGACGGAGATCCTCGACGGGCTTGACCTGCCGTTCACGCGTATCCCTGCGGTAGACGGTATGCAACTCTCGATGGGCGAGGTGCAGCGGTGGGGGAGCTTACCCCCAGGCGCTACGGCTTGCTTCCTGAGCCATAGGGATTGTTGGAAGCGGGTTGTCGACGAGGCGCTTCCCCATGCAGTCGTCCTGGAAGACGATTTGCATTTAGCGCCGGATGCGGCTTCTCTGCTTTGCCGTGGGGACTGGGTCCCAACGGAGGCTGATGTTGTGAAGCTGGAGACGAGACTTTGCCGCACTCGTGTTGATAAAGGCGTAGCAGCCGTCATCAGCGGCAGAAGCCTTCACCGGCTCAGAAGTAGCCACATGGGTACCGGAGGATATATCGTTGCCCGGAAAGGGGCGGAAAGGCTGCTCGCACTGAGTGAACGCCTGGAGGTTCCGGTCGATCATTTCATGTTCAATTCAGGATTGTCCTCGGCAACGTCTCTGACGACGTTCCAACTGGTCCCGGCTGTTTGTGTTCAGGATTCCTATATAGGGCGGCCGTCCATGGTCCTCGGCATCGAAAGCGACCTGCTTGACGAAAGGCCGCCTGTCAAACCGCGGGGGATCCGCAAATTCTGGCGGGAGCTAAAGAGGCCGTTTTTGCAGTTTTCAGGGTTTGTCCAAAGAGGAGCATCGGTCCTTTTGACGGACAAGAAGTGGGTGTTCGTGAAGTTTGCCTGA
- a CDS encoding LysR family transcriptional regulator: MDWDKLRVFHAAAAAGSFTHAAETLHLSQSAISRQVSALEQELGVSLFHRHARGLVLTEQGEMLYRTAHEVLMKLETVKVRLSEVKDRPSGVLRVSTTVGLGNGWLTERLPEFGELYPDIQLQLILDNEELDLTMRQADCALRMRQPQQPDLIQRKLFTVHFHLYASPAYINRHGKPNSIDDLDRHRIVIFGETVPPHLSDMNWLETAGRLDNSKRAAALQINNILSIKLAVQRGAGIAILPDYVVGSESGLVQLLPETDVPSFDTYFCYPDTMKNQAKLQVFRDFLISKSRSWSY; encoded by the coding sequence TTGGACTGGGACAAGCTACGTGTTTTCCATGCCGCTGCGGCGGCGGGATCTTTCACGCATGCGGCGGAGACGCTGCATCTGTCGCAATCGGCCATTTCGAGACAGGTGAGCGCGCTCGAGCAGGAACTCGGCGTCAGCCTCTTTCATCGCCATGCGCGCGGCCTGGTGCTGACCGAGCAGGGCGAGATGCTCTATCGCACCGCGCATGAGGTGCTGATGAAGCTCGAGACGGTGAAGGTCCGCCTTTCGGAGGTCAAGGACAGGCCTTCAGGCGTGCTGCGGGTCTCCACCACGGTCGGCCTGGGCAATGGCTGGCTGACGGAGCGGCTGCCGGAGTTCGGCGAGCTCTATCCGGATATCCAGCTCCAGCTCATCCTCGACAACGAGGAACTGGACCTCACAATGCGACAGGCGGACTGCGCGTTGCGGATGCGTCAGCCGCAGCAGCCCGACCTCATCCAGCGCAAGCTCTTCACGGTGCATTTCCATCTCTATGCTTCGCCGGCCTATATAAACCGCCATGGCAAGCCGAACTCGATCGACGACCTCGACCGGCATCGAATCGTCATCTTCGGCGAAACGGTGCCGCCGCATCTCAGCGATATGAACTGGCTGGAAACGGCAGGGCGACTCGACAATTCGAAACGCGCCGCGGCACTGCAGATCAACAATATCCTGTCGATCAAACTGGCCGTCCAGCGCGGCGCCGGGATTGCCATCCTTCCCGACTATGTGGTGGGCAGCGAAAGCGGTCTGGTGCAGCTTCTACCGGAAACCGATGTGCCGTCCTTCGATACCTATTTCTGCTATCCCGACACCATGAAGAACCAGGCCAAGCTGCAGGTTTTTCGTGACTTCCTGATCTCCAAGTCACGCAGCTGGAGCTACTGA
- the trxB gene encoding thioredoxin-disulfide reductase, whose translation MTTRHAPVLIIGSGPAGYTAAIYAARAMLKPLLVAGLEQGGQLTITTEVENYPGFAEPIQGPWLMEQMRLQAEHVGTEIVNDLIVEADIKARPFRLKGDSGTVYTCDALIIATGAKAKWLGLPSEKTFMGFGVSACATCDGFFYRGKDVVVIGGGNTAVEEALYLANLAKRVTVIHRRGEFRAERILQERLLQKENIEVMWDTVVDEIVGETPKPPLPPSVTGIRVQDVKTGEVRELPIDGVFVAIGHAPAVELFEGKLKQKPNGYLWTEPNSTCTDVPGVFAAGDVADDVYRQAVTAAGLGCMAALEAEKYLAELEMHREAAE comes from the coding sequence ATGACCACCCGCCACGCACCTGTTCTGATCATCGGATCGGGGCCGGCCGGCTATACGGCCGCCATCTACGCTGCACGCGCCATGCTGAAGCCGCTGCTCGTGGCCGGCCTGGAGCAGGGCGGGCAGCTCACGATCACCACCGAGGTGGAGAATTATCCCGGCTTTGCCGAACCCATCCAGGGGCCGTGGCTGATGGAGCAGATGCGCCTGCAAGCGGAGCATGTGGGCACTGAGATTGTGAACGATCTCATCGTCGAAGCCGATATCAAGGCGAGGCCGTTCCGGCTCAAGGGCGATTCCGGCACGGTATACACCTGCGACGCCCTGATCATCGCCACCGGCGCCAAGGCGAAGTGGCTCGGCCTGCCTTCGGAGAAGACATTCATGGGCTTCGGCGTTTCCGCCTGCGCCACGTGCGACGGCTTCTTCTACCGCGGAAAGGACGTGGTGGTGATCGGCGGCGGCAACACCGCCGTCGAAGAGGCGCTTTACCTTGCCAATCTGGCGAAGCGCGTGACCGTCATCCACCGCCGTGGCGAGTTCCGCGCCGAGCGCATCCTGCAGGAGCGGCTCCTGCAGAAGGAGAATATCGAAGTCATGTGGGATACGGTGGTGGATGAGATCGTCGGCGAGACGCCGAAGCCGCCGCTGCCACCCTCCGTCACCGGCATCCGCGTGCAGGACGTGAAGACGGGCGAGGTACGCGAGCTTCCGATCGACGGCGTGTTCGTGGCAATCGGCCATGCGCCGGCGGTCGAACTCTTCGAGGGCAAGCTCAAGCAGAAGCCGAACGGCTATCTGTGGACCGAGCCGAACTCCACATGCACGGATGTGCCGGGCGTCTTCGCCGCCGGCGACGTGGCGGACGATGTCTATCGGCAGGCGGTGACCGCGGCGGGTCTCGGCTGCATGGCGGCGCTCGAAGCCGAGAAATATCTGGCGGAACTGGAGATGCACCGCGAAGCCGCGGAATAG
- a CDS encoding glycosyltransferase — translation METKLDIYIGWDSREPIAYDVAEKTILDRASVPVEVHPIKLSDLVERGAYTREIDPLASTEFTYSRFFTPWLAGYKGWALFCDCDFLFLDDVAKLLEYRDPSKAVMCVKHDYTPKATVKMDGKVQTTYPRKNWSSFMLFNCEHPSTKTLTPEVINRETGAYLHRMQWAKDEEIGGIPERWNWLEGWSEKPESGTPSAVHFTNGGPWFKDWQDVDYGDLWRAEADKIDPNWKPI, via the coding sequence ATGGAAACGAAGCTCGACATCTATATCGGCTGGGATTCCCGCGAGCCGATCGCCTATGACGTTGCCGAGAAAACGATCCTGGATCGCGCGAGCGTTCCTGTCGAGGTGCATCCGATCAAGCTTTCCGACTTGGTGGAAAGGGGCGCGTATACGCGCGAGATCGATCCGCTCGCGTCCACCGAGTTCACCTATTCCCGCTTCTTCACGCCGTGGCTTGCCGGCTACAAGGGCTGGGCGCTCTTCTGCGACTGCGACTTCCTGTTCCTCGACGATGTGGCGAAGCTGCTCGAATACCGCGATCCTTCCAAGGCCGTGATGTGCGTGAAGCACGATTACACCCCGAAGGCCACCGTGAAGATGGACGGCAAGGTGCAGACCACCTATCCCCGCAAGAACTGGTCGTCCTTTATGCTTTTCAACTGCGAGCATCCTTCCACGAAAACCCTGACACCGGAGGTGATCAACCGCGAGACCGGCGCGTACTTGCACCGCATGCAGTGGGCGAAGGACGAGGAAATCGGCGGCATCCCCGAACGGTGGAACTGGCTCGAGGGCTGGAGCGAGAAGCCGGAGAGCGGCACGCCGAGTGCGGTCCACTTCACCAACGGCGGACCCTGGTTCAAGGACTGGCAGGACGTCGATTATGGCGATCTGTGGCGCGCGGAGGCGGACAAGATCGATCCGAACTGGAAGCCGATTTGA
- a CDS encoding glycosyltransferase family 25 protein → MRAAAFIIHLARARGRAPQVERLREALPMPVTVINAIDAETLSDAEIARTYRSRLHRPYYPFSLRRTEVACFLSHRRAWQMVIEHGLEAGLVIEDDVELLPQFGNALDLGLERAATADFLRFPKQPREHGEALAQAGESRLFVPRMVGLGMQAQLVGREAARRLLAFTDEFDRPVDTAIQMRWLHGVRVLSSTPVSVREVAATLGGTTVQRKGKSLSETLGREFHRARYRFAVRATDVLKSRQKPGESIPHG, encoded by the coding sequence TTGAGGGCTGCCGCCTTCATCATCCATCTCGCGCGGGCGCGTGGGCGTGCGCCGCAGGTGGAGCGCCTGCGCGAGGCCCTGCCGATGCCCGTCACCGTGATCAATGCCATTGACGCCGAGACGCTCTCGGACGCGGAGATCGCCCGCACTTACAGGTCGAGGCTACACCGGCCGTATTATCCGTTTTCCCTGCGCAGAACCGAAGTCGCCTGCTTTCTCTCGCATCGCAGGGCGTGGCAGATGGTCATAGAGCACGGGCTCGAGGCCGGGCTGGTCATCGAAGACGATGTGGAACTGCTGCCGCAATTCGGGAATGCGCTGGATCTCGGGCTCGAACGCGCTGCGACGGCGGATTTCCTGCGCTTTCCCAAGCAGCCGCGGGAGCACGGTGAGGCGCTGGCGCAGGCTGGTGAAAGCCGGCTTTTCGTGCCACGGATGGTGGGACTCGGGATGCAGGCCCAGCTTGTCGGCCGCGAAGCGGCGCGCAGGCTTCTCGCCTTTACCGACGAGTTCGACAGGCCTGTGGATACGGCTATCCAGATGCGCTGGCTGCACGGCGTTCGAGTCTTGAGCTCGACGCCGGTTTCCGTCCGCGAAGTGGCGGCGACGCTTGGCGGGACGACTGTGCAGAGGAAGGGCAAATCGCTAAGCGAGACCCTGGGGAGGGAGTTTCACAGGGCGCGTTATCGGTTTGCAGTCAGGGCAACCGATGTTCTAAAGAGCCGGCAGAAGCCGGGAGAGTCGATTCCGCATGGCTAA